A genomic stretch from Edaphobacter aggregans includes:
- a CDS encoding cell division protein FtsQ/DivIB, whose product MLETPEREYAPEFSAPRRTSVAPKRKLRRDFTDDFADDFSDDDDTSPVGRRRAGTRVRVRGGLPRTKAGWIAAVAAVLVVVGVGVGTVLMVRDMLMHDDRFVIPTSDEIEIKGNSHLTKAQLLSIFGGDVERNIFTISLAERKAQLERLPWVEHATVMRLLPDRIRVSITERTPVAFVRQGNHIGLVDKNGVLLDMPTDVPANTHYSFPVVTGIAAADPLSVRAARMKIYAKFTADLDAEGERISQSLSEVDLSNPEDVKAVIPDHTSEVLVHFGEEDFLNRYKKYEAHLAEWRAQYPKLSSVDMRYDRQAVLEMQPGSSVPVSPVPAAGAARSDAAPVTPAPAKAPVAAAVHPAGAKNVAKAKGPVHPVHHAAVHPSAAKKSPATRSDVATWVHPKTAATKHPTVPSDVSHQQYHPPQVVQP is encoded by the coding sequence GTGCTAGAGACGCCTGAGCGGGAGTATGCTCCGGAGTTTTCGGCGCCGCGGCGGACCTCGGTTGCGCCGAAGAGAAAGCTGCGCCGCGACTTTACGGATGACTTTGCGGATGATTTTTCTGACGATGACGATACGTCCCCTGTGGGGCGTCGGCGGGCTGGGACGCGGGTTCGTGTCCGCGGCGGGTTGCCTAGGACCAAGGCTGGATGGATTGCTGCCGTTGCGGCGGTGTTGGTGGTCGTCGGAGTGGGCGTGGGGACGGTGCTGATGGTTCGGGACATGCTGATGCATGATGATCGGTTTGTGATTCCGACGTCTGACGAGATTGAGATTAAAGGGAATAGCCATCTGACGAAGGCTCAACTGCTGAGTATCTTTGGCGGCGATGTGGAGAGGAATATTTTTACGATCTCGCTGGCGGAGCGTAAGGCTCAACTGGAGCGGCTGCCTTGGGTAGAGCATGCGACGGTGATGCGGCTGCTGCCGGACCGGATCCGGGTGTCGATTACGGAGCGGACGCCGGTGGCGTTTGTGCGGCAGGGGAACCATATCGGGCTGGTTGATAAGAATGGCGTACTGCTGGATATGCCGACCGATGTTCCGGCGAATACACATTATTCGTTTCCAGTGGTGACGGGGATTGCGGCTGCGGATCCGCTGTCGGTTCGAGCGGCGAGGATGAAGATTTATGCGAAGTTCACTGCCGACCTGGATGCGGAGGGCGAGAGGATATCGCAGAGTTTGAGCGAGGTGGACCTTTCGAACCCGGAGGATGTGAAGGCGGTGATTCCGGATCACACGTCGGAGGTGTTGGTGCACTTTGGCGAGGAAGACTTTCTCAACAGGTACAAGAAGTATGAGGCGCATCTGGCGGAGTGGCGGGCGCAGTATCCGAAGCTTTCGTCGGTGGATATGAGATATGACCGGCAGGCGGTGCTGGAAATGCAGCCGGGAAGTTCGGTTCCGGTTTCGCCAGTTCCTGCTGCGGGTGCTGCGAGGAGTGATGCTGCTCCGGTGACTCCTGCTCCGGCTAAGGCTCCTGTGGCTGCGGCGGTGCATCCGGCTGGGGCGAAGAACGTGGCTAAGGCTAAGGGGCCGGTGCATCCGGTTCATCATGCGGCAGTGCATCCATCTGCGGCGAAGAAGAGTCCGGCGACGCGGAGTGATGTGGCAACTTGGGTCCATCCGAAGACGGCAGCTACGAAACATCCAACAGTACCGAGCGATGTGAGTCATCAGCAATACCATCCTCCGCAGGTGGTTCAGCCATGA
- the ftsA gene encoding cell division protein FtsA — MNQKQDNLITVLDAGSTKSCVLVAEVQDGVLRYRGHGVEASKGMRKGLIAELGPAAEVINRAALTAERTAKAGIETAVVGIGGTHVRGVNSRGGISMGSRMREITREEVRAAVDRARSVALPPDREVLHLLPQEFILDDQPGIHDPVGMVGNKLEVNLHLSTCSGGVAQSVITCANRAGLEVLDTVYEGIASAEAVLSADERELGVCIADIGSSTTELAVFFEGSIAHTAVLPIGGDHFTNDLAVGLHVTVEEAEFLKKTYGHCVVTAVPQMNEIEVGGDLAISGGQPARMVRQRFLAEILEPRARELFTMLRDNLRQGGVLEALGAGCVLTGGGSMMSGLLDNAESLLRVPARIGYPVPLSRMPAELAKPEFAAAIGMLLYTHRTQVRRASEEQGLRAKLKAIFAGSF, encoded by the coding sequence ATGAATCAGAAGCAGGACAACTTAATTACTGTGCTCGACGCCGGAAGCACGAAGAGCTGTGTGCTGGTGGCCGAGGTGCAGGATGGCGTGCTGCGGTATCGCGGGCATGGCGTTGAGGCGTCGAAGGGGATGCGGAAGGGATTGATCGCGGAACTGGGGCCGGCGGCGGAGGTGATCAATCGCGCGGCGCTGACGGCGGAGAGAACAGCGAAGGCGGGGATCGAGACAGCGGTTGTGGGGATCGGCGGGACGCATGTGCGTGGAGTGAACTCGCGCGGCGGGATCAGCATGGGCAGCCGGATGCGTGAGATTACGAGGGAGGAAGTACGGGCGGCGGTGGATCGAGCGCGGAGTGTGGCGCTGCCTCCGGATCGCGAGGTGCTGCATCTGTTGCCGCAGGAGTTCATCCTAGATGACCAGCCGGGGATTCACGATCCGGTGGGGATGGTGGGGAACAAGCTGGAGGTGAATCTGCATCTTTCGACTTGCTCGGGTGGCGTGGCGCAGAGCGTGATTACGTGCGCGAATCGGGCCGGGCTTGAGGTGCTGGATACGGTGTATGAGGGGATTGCTTCGGCCGAGGCGGTGCTGAGTGCGGACGAGCGGGAGCTTGGCGTCTGCATTGCCGATATCGGATCGAGCACGACGGAGTTGGCGGTGTTCTTTGAGGGGTCGATTGCGCATACGGCCGTACTGCCGATTGGCGGGGACCACTTTACGAATGACCTTGCGGTTGGGCTGCATGTGACGGTGGAAGAGGCCGAGTTTCTGAAGAAGACGTATGGGCATTGCGTGGTGACTGCTGTGCCGCAGATGAATGAGATTGAGGTGGGCGGTGACCTGGCGATCTCTGGTGGGCAGCCTGCGCGGATGGTGCGGCAGCGGTTTTTGGCGGAGATTCTGGAGCCCAGGGCTCGGGAGTTGTTTACGATGCTGCGGGATAATCTGCGGCAGGGTGGCGTGCTGGAGGCGTTGGGCGCGGGGTGCGTGCTGACGGGTGGGGGATCGATGATGTCGGGGCTTCTCGATAATGCGGAGAGCTTGCTGCGGGTTCCGGCGCGGATTGGGTATCCGGTGCCGCTATCGCGGATGCCGGCTGAATTGGCTAAGCCGGAGTTTGCGGCGGCGATTGGAATGCTGCTGTATACGCATCGGACGCAGGTTCGGCGGGCAAGCGAGGAGCAGGGGCTGCGGGCGAAGTTGAAGGCTATCTTTGCGGGAAGCTTTTAA
- a CDS encoding alpha-L-rhamnosidase → MTRSEGSLQRWGVVDRVYECFRIAAKLVVLLALLFVASAVYAAPVRLRVEQRTNPLGIDVARPVFTWQSDAAERDWKQSAYRILVASSAAALGQGKGDVWDSGRVDSSESVGIAYGGPELKSRQRYFWTVEVWDGHGTAARVASPAWWEMGLLQPGDWKAEWIRRNDPDAERELHSIRWIALPEAEAGQAAQPTTAEFEYKLHLDKKPLSASLHVFSPGTFTARVNGAVTGHKSEWNSFDREDVRDRVVYGDGAKGDNVIVVSVAAPKSRDAKVSLPAALAAVLRIDGGNAKARDIVTDAQWQVRKTDATEWSAAKDLGSVTELRLGTAADHMSLAEAPERVSTDGALFRREFGVSSPVVSARLYVTALGSYRAYLNGKQVGDGELTPDFTDYRKRVVYQTYDVTPMIAKGQNVLAAMLGAGWHGSPMMWSGVHIFPGPDLLRAQLEITSADGSKQVVATDTSWKSAAAPIVSSEIYAGEAYDARLVQAGWNAVHFAGGRGWNEVVTGAPASAVQVSAQSDLPVHLVQTVKPVAITMTGGDAVFDMGQNMVGTVRLRVRGPRGTTVRMRFAERLNPDGTVYTENLRNADATDLYTLSGEGEEVWEPAFTFHGFRYVQVSGLPGKPVLGVLEGQVLNSLPETPSFRLKTSSELLNRMYELGIWGQRGNFVSIPTDCPQRDERLGWMGDAGVFWRTGTYNFDIDSFSHKFMQDVVDGQSPGGALTDVSPNLLNDSDEHPGAPGWGDAGVLVPYATWMQYGDRAVLERNWPAMEKWMDYILRTNPNYLRQKALGNNYADWLAPEQKSPKDLVATAYWALLARQMREMSTALGRSEDAEKYRQLYEQIAAAYRKEYVHEDGSVAGDTQTAYLLTLYVGLAPKELEANLTARLVKDIEAHENHLTTGFLGTPFLLFVLEEQGRADVAYRLLLNDTYPSWGYMVKKGATTWWERWNGDTGDPSMNSYNHYAFGSVMAWVYRRVAGIDTDAAGAGFHHLVIRPHIDASLGNVHAEYDSAYGLVTTDWTRGADGGLQLNVHTPANTTATVYVPGAASSTVTQDGQALNARREGDAFVTSIGSGTYKFAVH, encoded by the coding sequence ATGACGCGTAGTGAGGGCTCGCTGCAGCGGTGGGGTGTTGTCGATCGGGTTTATGAATGCTTTCGCATTGCCGCCAAGCTGGTTGTGTTGTTGGCGCTGCTTTTTGTAGCGAGCGCTGTGTATGCAGCTCCGGTTCGACTGAGGGTGGAGCAGCGAACGAATCCTCTGGGCATTGATGTAGCGCGGCCTGTTTTTACGTGGCAGAGCGATGCTGCGGAGCGGGATTGGAAGCAGTCGGCTTATCGCATTTTGGTGGCCAGTTCGGCGGCGGCGCTTGGGCAGGGAAAGGGTGATGTGTGGGATAGCGGGCGCGTCGATTCTTCGGAGAGCGTTGGCATTGCTTATGGTGGGCCGGAGTTGAAGTCGCGGCAGAGGTACTTTTGGACGGTCGAAGTGTGGGATGGGCACGGGACGGCTGCGCGTGTTGCGAGTCCTGCGTGGTGGGAGATGGGTCTGTTGCAGCCGGGCGATTGGAAGGCAGAGTGGATTCGGCGCAATGATCCGGATGCTGAACGAGAGTTGCATAGTATTCGTTGGATTGCATTGCCGGAGGCTGAGGCGGGGCAGGCTGCGCAACCTACGACAGCTGAGTTTGAGTACAAGCTTCATCTGGATAAGAAGCCGCTTTCGGCTAGTCTTCATGTCTTCAGTCCGGGTACGTTTACAGCGCGTGTGAATGGGGCGGTGACGGGGCACAAGTCGGAGTGGAACTCGTTTGATCGCGAGGATGTTCGTGATCGGGTGGTGTATGGCGATGGGGCTAAGGGTGACAATGTGATTGTGGTGAGTGTTGCTGCTCCGAAGTCCAGGGACGCGAAGGTGTCTCTTCCGGCTGCGCTGGCTGCGGTGCTGCGGATTGATGGGGGCAATGCGAAGGCGCGGGATATTGTCACGGATGCGCAGTGGCAGGTACGCAAGACTGATGCGACGGAGTGGAGTGCGGCGAAGGATCTGGGTTCGGTGACGGAGCTGCGGCTGGGTACGGCGGCGGATCATATGTCGCTCGCGGAGGCGCCGGAACGGGTTTCGACGGATGGTGCGCTGTTTCGAAGGGAGTTTGGTGTTTCGAGTCCGGTTGTTTCGGCTCGGTTGTATGTGACGGCGCTGGGGAGTTATCGCGCTTATTTGAATGGGAAGCAGGTGGGGGATGGGGAGTTGACGCCTGACTTTACGGACTATCGCAAGCGCGTGGTGTACCAGACCTATGATGTGACGCCGATGATTGCGAAGGGGCAGAATGTACTGGCCGCGATGCTGGGCGCTGGGTGGCATGGGAGCCCGATGATGTGGTCGGGTGTGCATATTTTTCCGGGGCCGGATCTCTTGCGCGCGCAGCTGGAGATAACGTCTGCGGATGGGTCGAAGCAGGTGGTTGCGACGGATACGAGCTGGAAGAGTGCGGCTGCGCCGATAGTGTCGTCGGAGATTTATGCAGGTGAGGCTTATGATGCTCGGCTGGTGCAGGCTGGGTGGAATGCGGTTCATTTTGCGGGTGGGCGTGGATGGAATGAGGTTGTGACCGGTGCGCCTGCGTCGGCGGTGCAGGTCTCGGCACAGTCTGATCTGCCGGTTCATCTTGTGCAGACGGTCAAGCCGGTGGCGATCACGATGACTGGGGGCGATGCGGTGTTCGACATGGGACAGAACATGGTCGGAACGGTTCGGTTGCGTGTGCGAGGGCCTCGTGGGACGACGGTGCGGATGCGGTTTGCGGAGCGGCTGAATCCGGATGGAACGGTGTATACGGAGAATCTGCGGAATGCAGATGCTACTGATCTATACACGTTGAGTGGGGAAGGTGAGGAGGTTTGGGAACCGGCGTTTACGTTTCATGGGTTTCGGTATGTGCAGGTTTCTGGGCTTCCGGGGAAGCCTGTGTTGGGGGTGCTTGAAGGGCAAGTGCTGAATAGTTTGCCGGAGACGCCTTCGTTTCGGCTGAAGACTTCGAGTGAGTTGCTGAACAGGATGTATGAGCTAGGGATATGGGGACAGAGGGGGAATTTTGTGTCGATTCCTACGGACTGTCCGCAGCGCGATGAACGGCTTGGATGGATGGGCGATGCGGGGGTGTTCTGGCGGACGGGGACGTACAACTTCGATATCGATTCGTTCTCGCACAAGTTCATGCAGGACGTTGTGGATGGGCAGAGCCCGGGCGGTGCGCTTACGGATGTGTCGCCGAATCTGCTGAACGATTCGGATGAGCATCCCGGTGCGCCGGGCTGGGGCGATGCGGGGGTGCTGGTTCCTTATGCGACGTGGATGCAGTATGGGGACCGCGCTGTGCTTGAGCGCAACTGGCCAGCGATGGAGAAGTGGATGGATTACATCCTGCGGACGAATCCGAATTATCTGCGGCAGAAGGCGTTAGGAAATAACTATGCTGATTGGCTTGCTCCGGAACAGAAGAGTCCGAAGGACCTTGTGGCCACGGCTTATTGGGCGCTGCTGGCGCGGCAGATGCGGGAGATGAGTACGGCGCTGGGGCGGAGTGAGGATGCCGAGAAGTATCGGCAGCTTTATGAGCAGATTGCTGCGGCTTATCGGAAGGAGTATGTGCATGAGGACGGGTCTGTGGCGGGCGATACGCAGACGGCTTATCTGCTGACGCTCTATGTGGGGCTTGCTCCGAAGGAGTTGGAGGCGAATCTTACTGCGCGTTTGGTGAAGGATATCGAGGCACATGAGAATCATTTGACAACAGGATTTTTGGGAACGCCGTTTCTGTTGTTTGTGCTGGAGGAACAGGGGCGTGCGGATGTGGCTTATCGGCTGCTGCTGAATGATACGTATCCGTCGTGGGGGTACATGGTGAAGAAGGGCGCGACGACGTGGTGGGAGCGGTGGAATGGCGATACAGGTGATCCGTCGATGAACTCGTATAACCACTATGCGTTTGGGTCGGTGATGGCCTGGGTTTATCGGCGCGTGGCGGGGATCGATACGGATGCGGCGGGAGCGGGTTTTCATCATTTGGTGATTCGTCCGCATATCGATGCGAGTCTGGGCAATGTGCATGCCGAGTATGACTCGGCTTATGGGTTGGTGACTACGGACTGGACTCGTGGTGCAGATGGTGGGTTGCAGCTTAACGTGCATACTCCCGCGAATACCACGGCTACGGTGTATGTGCCGGGTGCGGCTTCGAGCACGGTTACGCAGGACGGACAGGCGCTCAATGCTCGACGCGAGGGAGATGCTTTTGTGACCTCGATTGGTTCGGGTACGTATAAGTTTGCGGTCCACTAG